Proteins found in one Misgurnus anguillicaudatus chromosome 3, ASM2758022v2, whole genome shotgun sequence genomic segment:
- the tlr3 gene encoding toll-like receptor 3: MERMKLISVMLFCTCFHDYCAAKASPHKSTCTVENSKADCSHMNLDAVPTNLPRNISALDVSHNKLKTLSSLRLYTELVHIDASYNSLTAIADDLCSSLPRLQSLHVQHNEVYLLSEKNLKSCSHLIQLDLSDNRLKLKGEPFSVLKDLSWLDVSRNKLKSAKLGTQPQLPHLVTLVLTGNEISVLQKDDFLFLSNSSEFRVLILSSLPLKKVENGCFQAIAGLSDLVLDGSKLSPQFTPSFCQELAGTALQNLSLQNTLQLTLTNTTFRGLDKTNITVLDLSNNAMTKIADGTFQWFPRLKFLSLEHNSLKHLTKDTFSGLGNLRQLNLQKALVKGRTSPYPLIDDFSFQHLVQLEHLWMSNTAFREITDNMFSGLANLKTLDLSGSSTGLKIITNKTFASLKESPLQTLNLTSMDISRLGPRAFGNLGNLTKLLLGHNYIFQQLKGNELEGLSNVIEIDFSLNHQSICLTNTSFIHVPKLRTLMLGRALRGTLDLEASPFRPLVNLTFLDLSNNNIANINAGLLQGLYHLKVLKMQHNNLARLWKTANPGGAVLFLKDVTKLSYLDLDYNGLDELPLEALRGLSELRELSLRGNLLNQLRASVFDDLTSLRYLHLQKNLITSVQRVTFGVPLSNLTELQMDRNPFDCTCESILWFSEWLNSTNASVPGFPRSYLCNTPNGYFNRSVMEFDPLSCKDMTPFKALYIFSSTAVLTLLFTAFLLHFQGWRIQFFWSIMVNRVLKDKSVTEARYLYDAYIIHAADDKPWVERSLLPLEDEHFNFFLEDRDATPGFSHLDTIVENMGRAKKIIFVITEMLLRDPWCRQQFKAHHALHQVMENNRDSLILIFLQDVEDYSLNRSLHLRRGMLKPRCILDWPLHQERIPAFHQKLRLALASTNKVN, translated from the exons ATGGAACGGATGAAGCTCATATCGGTGATGCTTTTCTGCACTTGCTTTCATGACTACTGTGCAGCCAAAGCATCGCCACACAAGTCAACATGTACGGTTGAAAACAGCAAAGCAGACTGTAGTCATATGAATCTGGATGCGGTTCCAACAAACCTGCCCAGAAATATCAGCGCATTGGATGTGTCCCACAATAAACTAAAAACTCTGTCTTCCCTGCGTTTGTACACTGAGCTGGTGCACATAGATGCCAGCTACAACTCTCTAACTGCCATAGCAGATGATCTTTGTTCTTCTCTGCCACGCCTGCAAAGCCTTCACGTCCAACACaatgaagtttatttattgAGCGAGAAAAACCTGAAAAGCTGTTCTCATTTGATCCAGCTCGACCTCTCTGACAACAGATTGAAGCTAAAGGGAGAGCCCTTCTCAGTTTTGAAG GATTTGTCATGGTTGGACGTGTCTCGAAACAAACTGAAATCTGCTAAACTGGGAACACAACCTCAGCTGCCGCACCTGGTAACTCTTGTTCTTACAGGAAATGAGATATCTGTACTGCAAAAGGACGACTTCTTATTCCTCAGTAATTCATCGGAATTTCGGGTTCTGATACTTTCATCCCTGCCTCTTAAAAAG GTCGAGAATGGCTGTTTCCAGGCTATTGCTGGACTATCTGACTTGGTCCTGGATGGCAGCAAGCTCAGCCCCCAGTTTACTCCCAGTTTTTGTCAAGAACTTGCTGGCACAGCCTTGCAAAACCTTTCCCTTCAAAACACTCTTCAGTTAACACTCACGAACACCACCTTCCGAGGCCTAGACAAGACTAACATCACTGTGCTCGATCTTTCCAATAACGCAATGACAAAGATTGCCGACGGCACCTTTCAGTGGTTTCCCAGACTGAAGTTTTTATCCCTGGAGCACAACTCCCTTAAACACCTAACTAAGGACACCTTTAGTGGCCTTGGAAACCTGAGGCAACTTAACCTTCAGAAAGCACTGGTTAAGGGACGTACGTCGCCCTATCCACTAATCGATGACTTCTCCTTCCAACATCTAGTCCAGCTGGAGCATCTGTGGATGTCAAATACTGCCTTCCGAGAGATAACGGATAATATGTTTTCTGGACTTGCTAACCTGAAGACGCTGGACCTGAGTGGGAGCAGCACAGGGTTAAAAATAAtcacaaataaaacttttgcttCCCTGAAAGAGTCTCCACTTCAGACACTGAATCTTACAAGCATGGATATTTCAAGGCTGGGTCCTAGAGCTTTTGGAAACTTGGGCAACCTCACAAAACTCCTGCTTGGCCACAATTATATTTTTCAGCAATTGAAAGGGAATGAGCTTGAGGGACTGTCTAATGTAATAGAGATTGACTTTTCTTTAAACCATCAAAGTATTTGTCTTACCAATACATCATTCATCCATGTCCCTAAATTGAGGACTCTAATGCTAGGTCGAGCACTTAGAGGGACTTTAGATTTAGAAGCCTCTCCATTCAGGCCCCTGGTCAACCTCACCTTTCTAGATCTCAGTAATAACAATATTGCGAACATCAATGCTGGCTTACTGCAAGGATTGTATCATCTGAAAGTGCTGAAGATGCAGCATAACAACTTGGCAAGGTTGTGGAAGACCGCCAACCCTGGTGGTGCAGTTTTGTTTCTCAAGGACGTTACCAAACTGTCTTATCTAGATCTGGACTACAACGGCCTGGATGAGCTTCCACTTGAGGCTTTGCGTGGTTTGTCCGAGCTGCGTGAGCTTAGTCTCCGTGGTAATCTTTTGAATCAGCTGCGTGCCTCTGTATTCGATGACCTGACGTCTTTACGCTATTTGCATCTTCAAAAGAACCTCATAACGTCCGTCCAACGCGTCACATTTGGCGTGCCGCTGTCCAACCTGACGGAACTTCAGATGGACCGCAACCCCTTTGACTGCACCTGTGAGAGTATCCTGTGGTTCTCCGAGTGGCTCAACTCCACCAACGCTAGCGTTCCCGGATTCCCAAGAAGTTACCTCTGCAACACACCGAATGGGTATTTCAACCGCTCTGTCATGGAGTTTGACCCACTCTCTTGCAAGGATATGACGCCTTTTAAGGCGCTGTATATTTTCAGTAGTACCGCAGTGTTGACGCTGTTATTTACGGCTTTCCTGCTACACTTCCAGGGATGGAGAATTCAGTTCTTCTGGAGCATAATGGTAAACCGTGTACTTAAAGATAAAAGTGTTACTGAAGCTAGATACCTGTACGATGCTTATATCATACATGCTGCCGACGACAAGCCGTGGGTGGAACGAAGTTTGCTCCCCCTAGAGGatgaacattttaatttttttcttgaagaCCGAGATGCAACACCTGGATTTTCTCATCTTGACACTATTGTTGAAAATATGGGACGGGCCAAAAAGATCATTTTTGTTATTACAGAAATGCTTCTAAGGGATCCTTGGTGCAGACa GCAATTCAAAGCCCATCATGCTCTTCACCAGGTAATGGAGAACAATCGTGACTCGCTGATTCTGATTTTTCTGCAAGATGTAGAGGATTACAGCCTGAACCGTTCTTTACATCTACGCCGTGGCATGTTAAAACCTCGCTGTATCCTCGACTGGCCTTTACACCAAGAACGCATCCCAGCTTTCCATCAAAAACTTCGCTTAGCATTAGCTTCTACCAACAAGGTCAACTAG